One region of Glycine max cultivar Williams 82 chromosome 9, Glycine_max_v4.0, whole genome shotgun sequence genomic DNA includes:
- the KTI-2 gene encoding kunitz trypsin protease inhibitor precursor — protein MKPTLLLSLSFLPLFAFLALSEDVEQVVDISGNPIFPGGTYYIMPSTWGAAGGGLKLGRTGNSNCPVTVLQDYSEIFRGTPVKFSIPGISPGIIFTGTPLEIEFAEKPYCAESSKWVAFVDNEIQKACVGIGGPEGHPGQQTFSGTFSIQKYKFGYKLVFCITGSGTCLDIGRFDAKNGEGGRRLNLTEHEAFDIVFIEASKVDGIIKSVV, from the exons ATGAAGCCTACCCTACTATTATCCCTTTCCTTCCTGCCTCTCTTTGCTTTCCTGGCTCTTTCAGAAGATGTTGAACAAGTTGTGGACATAAGTGGCAACCCCATTTTCCCAGGTGGCACATATTACATTATGCCATCAACTTGGGGCGCTGCCGGTGGTGGATTGAAACTAGGCCGGACAGGAAACTCAAACTGCCCAGTTACTGTTTTGCAAGATTACTCAGAAATCTTCCGTGGCACACCAGTCAAATTCAGCATACCTGGGATAAGCCCTGGAATCATCTTTACAG GTACTCCACTTGAAATCGAGTTCGCAGAGAAACCTTATTGTGCTGAATCCTCCAAATGGGTGGCGTTTGTGGACAATGAAATCCAAAAGGCATGTGTGGGTATTGGTGGTCCTGAAGGTCATCCTGGTCAACAAACATTTAGTGGCACATTTAGCATTCAGAAATATAAATTTGGATACAAACTTGTGTTCTGTATCACTGGCTCAGGCACTTGTTTAGATATTGGAAGGTTTGATGCCAAAAATGGTGAGGGAGGAAGACGTTTGAATCTCACTGAGCATGAGGCCTTCGACATTGTTTTCATAGAAGCTTCTAAGGTTGATGGAATTATCAAGTCCGTAGtttga